A single region of the Plantactinospora soyae genome encodes:
- a CDS encoding LamG domain-containing protein, translated as MTTPVSTTAARRRPALPYAAIVIPLVLAVTTASVVLPVTATAAVPDGPAAVAAAPLLGDDFEDGDASGWSTSGGQWSVGSDDSRVYRQRGGSGSASARTGDPTWTDYTVTARIKPTTLRPGRSTIGVLARLQSSTSYYYLTLRSDNQLELSKLVSGRVTSLATAPATVTLGTWHTLRLAVTGNSLVGQLGTVSVSATDGQFGAGRIGLVSTSAAGSFDDVLVEPPAPAPDRERPSTPGRPQVLEVVPGAVTITWPASTDNVGVTQYYVYQGDQFYTQWIARIVPDNSPLTLPIGATAASSHFSVSARDAAGNTSTISSRMTVSQPPSFPRSGDNTVPPTAPGPPTVLGVTAEGYRLGWEPATDDLGVVEYHVYHVFNVDEIRVEAKVTTNTAVIVPRGGYETVRIVAYDASWNSSSSVTVQLPPPPTPSALPPGPPAR; from the coding sequence GTGACCACGCCCGTCAGCACGACGGCGGCTCGCCGCCGGCCCGCCCTCCCGTACGCCGCGATCGTCATCCCCCTCGTGCTGGCCGTGACCACCGCCAGCGTGGTGCTGCCGGTGACCGCAACGGCGGCCGTACCCGACGGTCCCGCCGCCGTTGCGGCGGCGCCGCTGCTCGGTGACGACTTCGAGGACGGCGACGCGTCGGGCTGGTCCACCTCGGGCGGACAGTGGTCGGTGGGTTCCGACGACTCACGGGTGTACCGGCAGCGCGGCGGAAGCGGCAGCGCGAGCGCCCGAACCGGCGATCCGACCTGGACGGACTACACGGTCACCGCCCGGATCAAGCCGACGACCCTCCGGCCCGGCCGCTCGACGATCGGGGTGCTCGCCCGACTCCAGTCGAGCACCAGCTACTACTACCTGACGCTGCGGTCGGACAACCAACTCGAACTGAGCAAACTGGTCTCCGGCCGGGTCACCTCGCTCGCCACCGCCCCGGCCACGGTCACCCTCGGCACCTGGCACACGCTGCGGCTGGCCGTAACCGGCAACTCGCTCGTCGGCCAACTCGGCACGGTGTCGGTCAGCGCCACCGACGGTCAGTTCGGCGCGGGACGGATCGGGCTGGTCAGCACCTCCGCCGCCGGCTCGTTCGACGACGTACTGGTGGAGCCGCCCGCGCCGGCACCGGACCGGGAACGACCCAGCACGCCCGGCAGGCCGCAGGTCCTGGAGGTCGTACCGGGGGCGGTGACCATCACCTGGCCGGCGTCGACCGACAACGTCGGGGTGACGCAGTACTACGTCTACCAGGGTGACCAGTTCTACACGCAGTGGATCGCCCGGATCGTCCCGGACAACAGCCCACTGACGCTACCCATCGGCGCCACGGCTGCGAGCAGCCACTTCTCGGTCTCCGCCCGCGACGCGGCCGGCAACACCTCGACGATCTCGTCCCGGATGACCGTCTCGCAACCGCCGAGCTTCCCCCGCAGCGGCGACAACACCGTCCCGCCCACCGCACCGGGACCGCCCACGGTGCTCGGGGTGACCGCCGAGGGCTACCGCCTCGGCTGGGAGCCGGCAACGGACGACCTGGGCGTCGTCGAGTACCACGTCTACCACGTGTTCAACGTGGACGAGATCCGGGTGGAAGCCAAGGTCACCACCAACACCGCCGTCATCGTGCCGCGCGGCGGCTACGAAACGGTGCGGATCGTCGCGTACGACGCCTCGTGGAACTCCAGCAGCAGCGTCACGGTCCAACTTCCCCCACCACCGACCCCGTCCGCCCTGCCGCCAGGGCCGCCGGCCAGGTGA
- a CDS encoding GH12 family glycosyl hydrolase domain-containing protein, whose protein sequence is MLRTARLTVGALALAALLAVTAAPVPAQAAVWSSSDRWGTWSSGGYTLYNNIWGSGYGSQTIWANSPSNWGVWANHPNTGGIKSYPNATRYIGRRVSALGPVTSSFNVTVPTSGVAFTTVYDVWSSDHAHEIMLWMNKYGPVGPLGSFQVTASVGGHSWDIYRGSNGSNQVYSFIRTSNTNAGTVDIRAIATWIRSRGWFGDVTIGDVQLGYEITSAAGGRDFVTNSFSVSG, encoded by the coding sequence GTGCTGCGTACCGCCCGTCTGACGGTCGGCGCCCTCGCCCTCGCCGCGCTGCTCGCCGTCACCGCCGCACCCGTCCCCGCCCAGGCGGCCGTCTGGAGTTCCAGCGACCGCTGGGGCACCTGGTCCAGTGGCGGCTACACGCTGTACAACAACATCTGGGGCTCGGGTTACGGCTCGCAGACCATCTGGGCCAACTCGCCGAGCAACTGGGGGGTCTGGGCCAACCATCCCAACACCGGCGGGATCAAGTCGTACCCGAACGCGACCCGTTACATCGGGCGACGGGTCAGTGCCCTCGGCCCGGTCACGAGCAGCTTCAACGTCACCGTGCCGACCAGCGGAGTCGCCTTCACCACCGTGTACGACGTCTGGTCGTCCGACCACGCCCACGAGATCATGCTGTGGATGAACAAGTACGGGCCGGTCGGGCCGCTGGGCAGTTTCCAGGTCACCGCGTCGGTCGGCGGCCACTCCTGGGACATCTACCGGGGCTCGAACGGCTCGAACCAGGTCTACTCGTTCATCCGTACCAGCAACACCAACGCCGGCACGGTCGACATCCGGGCGATCGCGACCTGGATCCGCAGTCGTGGCTGGTTCGGCGACGTCACGATCGGTGACGTCCAGCTTGGTTACGAGATCACCTCGGCGGCCGGCGGCCGGGACTTCGTGACTAACAGCTTCTCCGTATCCGGCTGA
- a CDS encoding winged helix-turn-helix domain-containing protein: MADDLREQIKAGKLKPGDKLPSKRELREIYGTSAQPVDAALFMLRTEGYVEGRQGKGTFVTDKRPY, encoded by the coding sequence ATCGCGGATGATCTCCGCGAACAGATCAAGGCCGGCAAGTTGAAGCCCGGCGACAAGCTGCCCAGCAAGCGGGAGCTGCGCGAGATCTACGGCACCAGCGCACAGCCGGTAGACGCCGCGCTGTTCATGCTGCGCACCGAGGGCTATGTGGAGGGTCGCCAGGGCAAGGGCACCTTCGTGACCGACAAGCGGCCGTACTAG
- a CDS encoding protein kinase family protein: MEVFAARERAARDPLLSRIAKVQGHLRDIANLLPELEAELKVRQTAFEELRAEAEQTERYAALHKDHAEAVQKLVDENRKTALTEATALVVQELAKTSKTGGRQQLRFFILAGLLAIPLSLIANVLWEWLK; the protein is encoded by the coding sequence ATGGAGGTGTTCGCCGCCAGAGAAAGGGCCGCTCGCGACCCGCTACTCTCACGCATCGCGAAGGTACAAGGCCACCTCAGAGACATTGCCAATCTGCTGCCCGAGCTGGAGGCCGAGCTGAAGGTCCGGCAGACCGCCTTCGAGGAGCTGCGGGCCGAGGCCGAGCAGACCGAGCGCTACGCCGCCCTGCACAAGGACCACGCCGAGGCCGTGCAGAAGCTCGTGGACGAGAACCGGAAGACCGCGCTCACTGAGGCGACGGCGCTCGTGGTCCAGGAACTGGCGAAGACCTCGAAGACTGGCGGCCGGCAGCAGCTTCGCTTCTTCATCCTTGCTGGCCTGCTAGCCATCCCACTGAGCTTGATCGCCAACGTCCTTTGGGAGTGGCTGAAGTAG
- a CDS encoding TFIIB-type zinc ribbon-containing protein has protein sequence MVTLSRRYRYVGPAEILAGITPDGAGTPIAAARDFAGWVSTVPAPDLAEPFTYVVDLDGVLRLAPRRSEHVACAEGRDVLGAGEIAFVRQPPEEASLGGLDWRVDEVSNQSTGYCPDLNSWPVVAAALDRAGLAHPDGFTAGLVFRRCPDCHQRNVVRDDDFVCALCGGVLPERWNFDSG, from the coding sequence GTGGTCACGTTGTCGCGGCGGTACCGCTACGTCGGTCCGGCCGAGATCCTGGCCGGGATAACCCCCGACGGCGCCGGTACGCCGATCGCCGCAGCACGTGACTTCGCCGGCTGGGTGTCGACCGTACCGGCGCCGGACCTGGCCGAGCCGTTCACCTACGTGGTCGACCTCGACGGCGTACTGCGGTTGGCGCCCCGGCGCAGTGAGCATGTCGCCTGCGCCGAGGGGCGGGACGTGCTCGGCGCCGGAGAGATCGCCTTCGTACGCCAGCCGCCGGAAGAGGCGAGCCTCGGCGGGCTCGACTGGAGGGTCGACGAGGTCAGCAACCAGTCCACCGGCTACTGCCCTGACCTGAACTCGTGGCCGGTGGTGGCCGCCGCTCTCGACCGGGCCGGCCTTGCCCACCCCGACGGCTTCACCGCTGGCCTCGTGTTCCGCCGCTGTCCGGACTGCCACCAGCGCAACGTGGTCAGGGACGACGACTTCGTCTGCGCGCTCTGCGGTGGAGTCCTGCCGGAGCGATGGAACTTCGATTCCGGTTGA
- a CDS encoding recombinase family protein, with product MGYTRVSTEDQKNRPEDDRARVTAACVAYGYDLVEFIQDIDVSGKTALADREHGRRVSDLIDAKHNPWADIIIVTNLDRLTRESEDGMTLIRRMIPNGRRNPVRLLSLDDHIDLTTAMGRFFARLRVLLGEFERELIGERTGNTLKHKRRTGQVYAREPYGWDHDGDGHLVENDAEQRVLAQMRDWRAEGVNDNAIATRLNDQGTLGKRGGRWQANTVYRILKNADEIGAASG from the coding sequence GTGGGCTACACACGGGTATCCACCGAGGACCAGAAGAATCGACCGGAGGACGACCGCGCACGGGTCACCGCGGCCTGCGTCGCCTACGGGTACGACCTGGTCGAGTTCATCCAAGACATCGACGTTTCCGGGAAGACCGCGCTGGCCGACCGTGAGCACGGCAGGCGGGTCAGCGACCTGATCGATGCCAAGCACAACCCCTGGGCTGACATCATCATCGTGACCAACCTCGACCGGCTCACCCGCGAGTCCGAGGACGGGATGACGCTCATCCGCCGCATGATCCCGAACGGCCGGCGGAACCCGGTGCGGCTGCTGTCCCTGGACGATCACATCGACCTGACCACGGCGATGGGGCGGTTCTTCGCGAGGCTGCGCGTCCTGCTGGGTGAGTTCGAGCGCGAGCTGATCGGGGAGCGGACCGGCAACACGCTCAAGCACAAGCGACGGACCGGTCAGGTCTACGCCCGCGAGCCGTACGGCTGGGATCACGACGGGGACGGCCACCTGGTCGAGAACGACGCTGAGCAGCGGGTCCTTGCCCAGATGCGCGACTGGCGAGCCGAGGGCGTCAACGACAACGCGATCGCAACGCGCCTCAACGACCAGGGGACTCTGGGCAAGCGCGGTGGGCGCTGGCAAGCTAACACGGTCTATCGGATTCTCAAGAACGCCGACGAGATCGGGGCGGCGTCGGGCTGA
- a CDS encoding MerR family transcriptional regulator: protein MAKVQPIRPGSIKGMIHTLPEVAWMTGLSLRSIQSGCRQGRIEHIARGNGTIRIRRGMTAESKSRNCSHSGRCRQPRPRSLNQSPSATWPRRSPQPGDGWPATPGARLAGGPDVPHYAMDDPRLQEEIERIAAGTAANWKVDDEMLARLSVLLNPPSPPHAPRDADPGGRPA, encoded by the coding sequence ATGGCGAAGGTGCAACCGATTAGGCCGGGCAGCATCAAGGGCATGATCCACACTCTGCCCGAGGTCGCCTGGATGACCGGCCTGTCGCTGCGGTCGATCCAGAGCGGCTGCCGCCAAGGACGCATCGAGCACATCGCCAGGGGCAACGGCACCATACGCATCCGCCGGGGCATGACCGCGGAGTCCAAGTCGAGAAACTGCTCGCACAGCGGACGGTGCAGGCAACCTCGCCCCCGCAGTCTGAACCAGAGCCCCTCGGCGACCTGGCCGAGGCGATCGCCGCAACCCGGAGACGGCTGGCCCGCTACTCCGGGCGCTCGACTGGCCGGCGGTCCTGACGTGCCCCACTACGCGATGGACGATCCGCGCCTCCAAGAGGAAATCGAGCGGATCGCCGCCGGGACCGCCGCGAACTGGAAGGTCGACGACGAGATGTTGGCCCGCCTGTCCGTGCTGTTGAACCCGCCATCGCCGCCGCATGCACCAAGGGATGCTGACCCCGGCGGGCGACCCGCATGA